One genomic window of Caenorhabditis elegans chromosome I includes the following:
- the nubp-1 gene encoding Cytosolic Fe-S cluster assembly factor NUBP1 homolog (Confirmed by transcript evidence): protein MSDVPDDANAGCPGTGSAGAGKASGCAGCPNQGSCATGQGPPPDADVPKIQDRFSRIKHKILILSGKGGVGKSTLTSNLARALASDPSKQVAILDVDICGPSQPRMMGVEDEEVHNSADGWTPVGIQPNLTLMSIAFLLGDKNDAVIWRGARKNGMIKQFLKDVDWGEVDYLLIDTPPGTSDEHISLVQFLLQAGPLDGALIVSTPQEVSLLDVRKEVSFCVKTKVPILGVVENMARFVCPNCAHTTLLFPTSTGGAEQMCKDSNLELLAQLPLEPALAKALDNGEDFFETNPDSTLAKSFLDLAEKVKAKLV, encoded by the exons atgtctgacgTACCTGACGACGCTAACGCCGGATGCCCGGGAACTGGAAGTGCCGGAGCTGGTAAGGCTTCAGGATGTGCTGGATGTCCAAATCAGGGGTCTTGTGCTACTGGTCAAGGACCACCACCAGACGCAGATGTGCCGAAGATTCAGGATAGGTTCAGCAGAATTAAGCATAAG ATTCTGATTCTCAGTGGAAAAGGAGGAGTCGGTAAAAGTACTCTCACATCGAATCTTGCTCGAGCCCTTGCCTCTGATCCATCAAAACAAGTTGCAATTCTTGACGTGGACATTTGTGGACCATCTCAACCAAGAATGATGGGAGTTGAGGACGAGGAAGTTCATAACAGTGCAGATGGATGGACTCCTGTCGGAATTCAGCCAAATCTGACCCTGATGAGCATTGCTTTCTTGCTCGGTGACAAGAACGATGCTGTGATTTGGCGTGGAGCTCGCAAGAACGGAATGATCAAGCAATTTCTGAAAGACGTCGATTGGGGAGAGGTTGATTATTTGCTGATTGATACACCTCCAGGAACATCTGATGAACATATTTCTCTTGTTCAATTCTTATTGCAAGCAGGTCCATTGGATGGTGCATTGATTGTCAGTACTCCGCAAGAAGTTTCATTGCTTGATGTCAGAAAAGAG gtcaGCTTCTGCGTCAAGACTAAAGTCCCGATTCTTGGTGTTGTTGAGAACATGGCTCGTTTCGTATGCCCCAACTGTGCTCATACAACTCTCCTCTTCCCAACATCCACCGGCGGAGCTGAGCAAATGTGCAAAGATTCGAATCTTGAGCTTCTAGCTCAACTCCCATTGGAACCAGCACTTGCAAAAGCTCTTGACAATGGAGAAGACTTTTTCGAGACAAATCCAGATTCAACGCTGGCAAAATCGTTTTTGGATCTTGCTGAGAAAGTTAAGGCAAAGCTTGTTTAA